Within the Bacteroidales bacterium genome, the region AAGGAATCACAGCGAGGACAGGCTGTATAGAGGTCTTCAACACCGAAGATATGACCGCATTGACTGCAGCGGGCCAGGGCTTCTACCGGAGCAAGTTCGATCCGGCAATTCTCCAGAACGGTTCCTTTCACCGCAACCTCCAATGCGAATGAAAGCGCTTCAATAAGCACCCCGGATAAGATCCCCACTTCAAGCTCGAGCGACAGAATGTTCCCTTTCCCGGCTTTTTGCGCCTCTTCAGTCGCTATGTCAATGATATTCAAAGCTATGGATAACTCGTGCATGGGTCTG harbors:
- a CDS encoding hydrogenase maturation nickel metallochaperone HypA, whose protein sequence is MIRKRFNIPYDTSRPMHELSIALNIIDIATEEAQKAGKGNILSLELEVGILSGVLIEALSFALEVAVKGTVLENCRIELAPVEALARCSQCGHIFGVEDLYTACPRCDS